Proteins encoded together in one Telopea speciosissima isolate NSW1024214 ecotype Mountain lineage chromosome 6, Tspe_v1, whole genome shotgun sequence window:
- the LOC122664541 gene encoding protein FAR1-RELATED SEQUENCE 5-like, whose protein sequence is MEVGNNSKLVSPQNENVETEIQTSRRLEVDQGEDECHTEDLYDDGGLVECPNPFEDTSKDLIHSKVSKEWIPEVGMEFDSELAAYKFYSRYAGAVGFNVRRDSAHRNKDGAFRDRVFCCSCQGQRQPDKREKDMRNHRPVTRFGCLAKMKIVLQKNEKLRVTQFLQDHSHKTEPPSKAHLFKLQRNSSVAHAAEANLTNESGAAPTAILEGTIDLYQMDYKNYLHSKRMIQMRVGDTGGVLKYLQQMQLEDPPFFYAIQVDEDDLMTNIFWADSRMVLDYAHFGDVVCLDTTCRNTKDCRPFALFFGVNHHKKIVIFGVAVLYDESIDTFSWLFDTFFKAMSGKRPKTILTDQDASVAKAISTQLPETYHRLCVWQVHQNAIKLLKPFRTSNTFAKDFSNCMYDHDDEEDFLNAWNLLFERYEFHPSEKEWLQRLFEIKEKWALVYGRESFCGDITSAQQSESISKRLKEYVSYKHHMLQSFWNFQRLMEKRRYEELKDDLRANRSTPTLAFSVETLKHAARLYTPEIFENFQYQIGQTWSYDLHKCGEVGTVTEYKLIHHEKQNQYIVTFDASEDTVVCSCKKFEFVGILFSHALKVLGCRNFRRVPPRYILKRWTKGAKAGVVGVTNGLTTRGDPKVEFGRRYKDLLQICVQLASKSAESEERYVVAVSCVEKAIKVMEGMGYKAVQKPSTGSTDDAESVCDLNRAVPVEGIDVSVDCIERTHSDDDSNTEAPIIVTSMKTKEIGASGSNKRPKNSADKTPRGNITMNEPTSVPSSTHSVPCFPVECYSSSLPPPTQFIQGLHGFKANLSSGHYIIGTSYPPSMTPFIQPSDPNIVYHQNNSGAVYHQSNQSTD, encoded by the exons ATGGAAGTTGGGAACAATAGTAAGTTGGTCAGTCCACAAAATGAAAATGTGGAGACTGAAATTCAAACATCACGGAGGTTGGAAGTGGACCAAGGGGAGGATGAATGTCACACAGAAGACCTTTATGATGATGGTGGGTTGGTCGAATGCCCTAATCCATTTGAAGATACAAGCAAAGATTTAATTCATTCAAAAGTTTCGAAAGAATGGATACCAGAAGTTGGTATGGAGTTTGATTCAGAGCTGGCTGCTTATAAATTTTATAGTAGATATGCTGGAGCTGTGGGTTTTAATGTTAGAAGAGATAGCGCACATAGAAACAAAGATGGTGCATTTAGAGATAGAGTATTTTGTTGTTCCTGTCAAGGCCAACGTCAACCagataaaagagagaaagatatgaGGAATCATCGGCCAGTTACAAGATTTGGTTGTTTGGCAAAGATGAAGATTGTGCTTCAAAAGAACGAGAAATTGCGTGTTACCCAGTTTCTACAAGACCATAGTCATAAAACTGAACCCCCTAGTAAGGCTCACTTGTTCAAATTGCAAAGAAATTCAAGTGTTGCCCATGCTGCTGAAGCTAATTTAACAAATGAGTCTGGTGCAGCACCAACTGCAATCTTGGAAGGGACAATTGATCTTTATCAAATGGATTACAAAAATTACTTGCATTCTAAGCGGATGATACAAATGAGGGTTGGAGATACAGGAGGTGTCTTAAAATATCTCCAACAGATGCAATTGGAAGATCCACCCTTTTTTTATGCAATACAAGTGGACGAGGATGATTTAATGACCAACATTTTTTGGGCAGATTCGAGGATGGTGTTGGATTATGCTCATTTTGGTGATGTGGTTTGCTTGGACACAACATGTAGGAATACTAAAGATTGTCGTCCTTTTGCACTATTCTTTGGAGTGAATCATCATAAGAAAATTGTCATATTTGGTGTTGCAGTGTTGTATGATGAATCAATTGATACTTTTAGCTGGTTATTTGATACTTTTTTCAAAGCAATGTCAGGGAAAAGGCCAAAGACCATACTTACAGATCAAGATGCATCGGTTGCTAAGGCAATATCAACCCAGCTACCAGAAACCTATCACCGTCTCTGTGTATGGCAGGTGCACCAAAATGCCATTAAGCTTCTTAAACCATTTCGGACTTCCAATACTTTTGCCAAAgattttagtaattgcatgtATGACCATGATGACGAGGAGGACTTTTTGAATGCATGGAATTTGTTATTTGAACGATATGAGTTTCATCCTTCAGAAAAAGAATGGTTGCAAAGGTTGTTTGAGATAAAAGAGAAATGGGCTTTAGTCTATGGACGAGAAAGCTTCTGTGGGGACATAACCTCTGCACAACAGAGTGAATCCATTAGTAAAAGACTGAAGGAGTATGTTAGCTATAAGCATCATATGTTGCAATCTTTTTGGAATTTCCAGAGGTTGATGGAAAAGAGACGATATGAAGAGTTGAAAGACGACTTGAGAGCAAATCGTAGTACCCCTACATTGGCATTTTCAGTGGAGACGTTGAAGCATGCAGCAAGATTATACACACctgaaatatttgaaaatttccaGTATCAGATTGGGCAAACTTGGTCTTATGATTTGCACAAGTGTGGTGAGGTAGGGACAGTGACTGAGTACAAACTAATCCATCATGAGAAGCAAAATCAGTACATTGTTACATTTGACGCTTCAGAAGACACAGTTGTCTGTAGTTGTAAGAAGTTTGAATTTGTTGGGATTTTGTTTTCCCATGCTTTGAAAGTTCTTGGCTGTAGAAATTTTAGGAGGGTCCCACCCCGATACATATTAAAGAGGTGGACAAAAGGTGCAAAAGCTGGAGTTGTTGGAGTTACAAATGGCTTGACCACCCGAGGTGACCCAAAGGTAGAATTTGGAAGGCGTTACAAAGATTTGCTTCAAATTTGTGTTCAATTGGCATCAAAATCTGCAGAGTCTGAAGAGAGATATGTAGTTGCTGTTTCTTGCGTCGAGAAGGCAATAAAAGTAATGGAAGGAATGGGATATAAAGCTGTACAGAAACCTTCAACTGGTAGTACAGATGATGCAGAAAGTGTGTGTGACCTAAATAGAGCTGTACCTGTTGAAGGTATAGATGTTTCTGTTGATTGTATTGAGAGAAcccatagtgatgatgacagCAATACAGAAGCACCCATTATAGTAACAAGCATGAAAACTAAGGAAATAGGTGCGAGTGGTTCTAATAAAAGGCCAAAGAATTCGGCAGATAAAACTCCTAGAGGGAATATAACTATGAATGAACCCACTTCTGTGCCAAGCTCAACACATTCTGTGCCCTGTTTTCCAGTTGAGTGCTATTCAAGCTCATTGCCTCCACCAACTCAATTTATTCAG GGGCTTCATGGTTTCAAAGCAAATCTCTCAAGTGGTCATTATATTATTGGTACCTCATATCCACCATCCATGACTCCATTTATTCAG CCATCTGATCCAAACATTGTCTACCACCAAAATAATTCCGGCGCTGTCTACCATCAATCTAACCAAAGCACTGATTAA
- the LOC122664542 gene encoding thiocyanate methyltransferase 1-like isoform X2, with protein sequence MAIDSVADKGYEDPFMIKKGYDDPDFAKLPELLHSDDQDGGWNKCWEQGVTPWDLGQPTPMIMHLLLKDMLPKGRILVPGCGSISSSSPNANYVSFLKEDFFSWHPTELFDLIFDYTFFCAIEPYMRLAWARQVRDLLKPDGELITLMFPISDHVGGPPFNVSIADYEELLYPMGFKALSIVDNELAVDRRKGKEKLGRWKKSIDHS encoded by the exons ATGGCGATCGATTCAGTGGCAGATAAAGGTTATGAAGACCCTTTTATGATAAAGAAAGGTTATGATGACCCAGATTTTGCAAAGCTTCCGGAGCTGCTGCACAGCGATGATCAGGATG GTGGTTGGAACAAATGTTGGGAGCAAGGAGTAACCCCATGGGATTTAGGACAGCCAACACCTATGATTATGCATCTTCTTCTCAAAGATATGCTACCAAAAGGAAGGATTTTAGTCCCTGGATGTGGCAGT ATCTCTTCCTCATCACCAAATGCAAATTATGTCAGTTTTTTGAAGGAGGATTTTTTCAGTTGGCACCCGACTGAGTTGTTTGATCTCATTTTCGATTATAC gtTCTTTTGTGCCATTGAACCATACATGAGGTTAGCTTGGGCGCGCCAAGTTCGAGATCTCCTAAAACCAGACGGGGAGCTAATAACACTAATGTTTCCG ATTAGCGATCATGTTGGTGGACCTCCATTTAATGTTTCAATAGCTGA TTATGAAGAGCTTTTATATCCAATGGGCTTCAAGGCACTCTCTATAGTGGATAATGAACTTGCGGTTGACCGACGCAAG ggaaAAGAGAAGTTAGGGAGGTGGAAGAAGTCTATAGACCACTCCTAA
- the LOC122664542 gene encoding thiocyanate methyltransferase 1-like isoform X1 → MAIDSVADKGYEDPFMIKKGYDDPDFAKLPELLHSDDQDGGWNKCWEQGVTPWDLGQPTPMIMHLLLKDMLPKGRILVPGCGSGYDVVAISGPHRFVVGLDISDIALKRAKEISSSSPNANYVSFLKEDFFSWHPTELFDLIFDYTFFCAIEPYMRLAWARQVRDLLKPDGELITLMFPISDHVGGPPFNVSIADYEELLYPMGFKALSIVDNELAVDRRKGKEKLGRWKKSIDHS, encoded by the exons ATGGCGATCGATTCAGTGGCAGATAAAGGTTATGAAGACCCTTTTATGATAAAGAAAGGTTATGATGACCCAGATTTTGCAAAGCTTCCGGAGCTGCTGCACAGCGATGATCAGGATG GTGGTTGGAACAAATGTTGGGAGCAAGGAGTAACCCCATGGGATTTAGGACAGCCAACACCTATGATTATGCATCTTCTTCTCAAAGATATGCTACCAAAAGGAAGGATTTTAGTCCCTGGATGTGGCAGT GGATATGATGTGGTTGCAATTTCTGGTCCTCATCGCTTTGTTGTAGGTTTGGATATATCAGACATTGCCCTTAAGAGAGCAAAAGAG ATCTCTTCCTCATCACCAAATGCAAATTATGTCAGTTTTTTGAAGGAGGATTTTTTCAGTTGGCACCCGACTGAGTTGTTTGATCTCATTTTCGATTATAC gtTCTTTTGTGCCATTGAACCATACATGAGGTTAGCTTGGGCGCGCCAAGTTCGAGATCTCCTAAAACCAGACGGGGAGCTAATAACACTAATGTTTCCG ATTAGCGATCATGTTGGTGGACCTCCATTTAATGTTTCAATAGCTGA TTATGAAGAGCTTTTATATCCAATGGGCTTCAAGGCACTCTCTATAGTGGATAATGAACTTGCGGTTGACCGACGCAAG ggaaAAGAGAAGTTAGGGAGGTGGAAGAAGTCTATAGACCACTCCTAA